In the Streptomyces sp. NBC_00525 genome, one interval contains:
- a CDS encoding LacI family DNA-binding transcriptional regulator, translating to MTASRVRSGGRPTLEEVAARAGVGRGTASRVINGSPRVSAHTREAVEAAVAELGYVPNRAARALAGNRTDAIALVVPESESRFFAEPYFSDIVRGVGAALADTDMQLLLTLVGSDRERRRLAQYLTAHRVDGVLLVSVHADDPLPDLLEQLGMPAVMNGRRSAAESLSSVDSDNFEGARGAVEHLVSRGRRTIATITGRLDVYASQSRLDGYRQAVSDAGLEPDERLVAPADFSEEGGARAMRDLLARRPDVDAVFAASDVMAAGARQVLREAGRRIPDDVALIGFDDSAVARHMDPALTSVRQPIEEMGRTMTRLLLDMIAGENADRAQIVLPTELVVRDSS from the coding sequence ATGACGGCATCGCGAGTACGGAGCGGGGGCCGGCCCACGCTCGAAGAGGTCGCGGCGCGGGCGGGAGTGGGGCGGGGCACGGCCTCGCGCGTGATCAACGGATCGCCGCGGGTCAGCGCCCACACCAGGGAGGCGGTCGAGGCGGCCGTCGCCGAGCTGGGCTACGTGCCCAACCGCGCGGCCCGTGCGCTGGCCGGCAACCGCACGGACGCCATAGCGCTCGTCGTCCCCGAGTCCGAGAGCCGCTTCTTCGCCGAACCGTACTTCTCCGACATCGTGCGCGGGGTCGGCGCCGCCCTGGCCGACACGGACATGCAGCTGCTGCTCACCCTCGTCGGCAGCGACCGCGAACGCCGCAGGCTCGCCCAGTACCTCACCGCGCACCGCGTGGACGGTGTACTGCTCGTCTCCGTGCACGCCGACGACCCGCTGCCCGATCTGCTCGAACAGCTCGGCATGCCCGCCGTCATGAACGGCCGCAGATCCGCCGCCGAATCGCTCTCCTCGGTCGACTCGGACAACTTCGAGGGCGCCCGCGGCGCGGTGGAGCACCTGGTCTCGCGCGGCCGGCGCACCATCGCCACCATCACCGGCCGGCTCGACGTCTACGCCTCCCAGAGCCGCCTGGACGGCTACCGACAGGCCGTCAGCGACGCGGGCCTGGAGCCCGACGAACGGCTCGTCGCCCCCGCCGACTTCTCCGAGGAGGGCGGTGCCCGGGCCATGCGCGACCTGCTCGCCCGCCGCCCCGACGTGGACGCGGTCTTCGCCGCCTCCGACGTGATGGCCGCCGGCGCCCGCCAGGTCCTGCGCGAGGCCGGCCGCCGCATCCCGGACGACGTCGCCCTGATCGGCTTCGACGACTCGGCCGTCGCCCGTCACATGGACCCGGCTCTCACCAGCGTGCGCCAGCCGATCGAGGAGATGGGCCGCACCATGACCCGGCTGCTGCTCGACATGATCGCCGGGGAGAACGCGGACCGGGCCCAGATCGTGCTTCCCACGGAACTGGTGGTCCGCGACTCCTCGTGA
- a CDS encoding GH1 family beta-glucosidase, producing the protein MTAVRPDIAPKPAPDEPTRFPTGFLWGAATAAYQVEGAAAEDGRTPSIWDTFSRTPGKVRNGDTGDIAADHYHRYRDDVALMKQLGLKAYRFSVSWSRVQPTGRGPAVERGLDFYRKLVDELLEAGITPVATLYHWDLPQELEDAGGWPERATAERFADYAQIMAGALGDRVPTWTTFNEPWCSAFLGYGSGVHAPGRTEASSALRAAHHLNLAHGRAIEVLRAQLPAGAQTSVTLNLHQVRPLTAGPEDADAARRIDAVGNRVFTGPMLHGAYPEDLLADTAHLVDWSKLVQDGDLEAISRPVDVLGINYYTPTLVSTPAEGAGDTRNDGHGASDYSPWPGSEHVAFHLAEGKERTAMNWSIDPNGLYNLLMDVTRDHPGIPLMVTENGAAFDDYVSPEGRVQDPERIAYLHGHLDAVRRAVADGADVRGYFLWSLMDNFEWAYGYSKRFGAVYVDYASQRRIPKDSAHWYADVIRRHALPPQEDLV; encoded by the coding sequence ATGACTGCAGTACGACCCGACATCGCCCCGAAGCCGGCCCCCGACGAACCCACCCGGTTCCCGACGGGCTTCCTCTGGGGAGCGGCCACCGCCGCCTACCAGGTCGAGGGTGCCGCCGCCGAGGACGGGCGCACGCCCTCCATCTGGGACACCTTCAGCCGCACCCCCGGCAAGGTCCGCAACGGCGACACCGGCGACATCGCAGCCGACCACTACCACCGCTACCGCGACGACGTGGCCCTGATGAAGCAGCTGGGGCTGAAGGCGTACCGCTTCTCCGTCTCCTGGTCCCGCGTCCAGCCCACCGGCCGCGGCCCGGCCGTCGAGCGCGGCCTGGACTTCTACCGCAAGCTCGTCGACGAGCTGCTGGAGGCCGGCATCACGCCCGTCGCCACCCTCTACCACTGGGACCTGCCCCAGGAGCTGGAGGACGCCGGCGGCTGGCCGGAGCGCGCGACCGCCGAGCGGTTCGCCGACTACGCGCAGATCATGGCGGGCGCCCTCGGCGACCGGGTGCCCACCTGGACCACCTTCAACGAGCCGTGGTGCTCGGCCTTCCTCGGATACGGCTCCGGCGTGCACGCCCCCGGCCGCACCGAGGCGTCCTCCGCCCTGCGGGCGGCCCATCACCTCAACCTCGCCCATGGCCGGGCGATCGAGGTTCTGCGCGCTCAACTCCCCGCTGGCGCGCAGACCTCGGTCACCCTCAACCTCCACCAGGTCCGCCCGCTGACCGCCGGCCCCGAGGACGCCGACGCCGCGCGCCGCATCGACGCGGTCGGCAACCGGGTCTTCACCGGCCCGATGCTGCACGGCGCCTACCCGGAGGACCTGCTCGCGGACACCGCGCACCTGGTGGACTGGTCGAAGCTGGTCCAGGACGGCGACCTGGAGGCGATCTCGCGTCCGGTCGACGTCCTGGGCATCAACTACTACACGCCCACCCTGGTCTCCACGCCCGCCGAGGGCGCCGGCGACACCCGCAACGACGGCCACGGCGCCAGCGACTACTCGCCCTGGCCCGGCTCCGAGCACGTCGCCTTCCACCTCGCCGAGGGGAAGGAGCGCACCGCCATGAACTGGTCCATCGACCCCAACGGGCTCTACAACCTGCTCATGGACGTCACCCGCGACCACCCCGGCATCCCGCTGATGGTCACCGAGAACGGCGCCGCCTTCGACGACTACGTCTCGCCCGAGGGCCGGGTCCAGGACCCCGAGCGCATCGCCTACCTGCACGGCCACCTCGACGCCGTGCGGCGCGCGGTCGCCGACGGGGCCGACGTGCGCGGCTACTTCCTCTGGTCGCTGATGGACAACTTCGAGTGGGCGTACGGCTATTCGAAGCGGTTCGGCGCCGTGTACGTGGACTACGCCAGCCAGCGCCGCATCCCCAAGGACAGCGCCCACTGGTACGCCGACGTGATCCGCAGGCACGCCCTGCCGCCGCAGGAGGACCTCGTCTGA
- a CDS encoding carbohydrate ABC transporter permease — protein MTMTSPAKVSEPGLAARSAHRAPKRASRFKPGAGQQLNGGPFAYIALAVVGIGSLLPLYWTLVAASHTQDEVLASTPPFLPGDRLFHNLDAAWNQAHLGKAIVNSVIVSGCITAATLFFCTLAGYAFAKMRFRGRNTLMTGVILTLTIPPQLSVVPLFMMMADLGWGGNLQSVIFPTLVSAFGVFFMRQYLMEALPYELIEAAKIDGANNFRIVLSVVLPVARPAMMVLGMLTFVQAWNDFFWPYLALNQQNPTLQVALGQLSASYTPDTSIVMAGALISTLPLLVVFVIFGKQIVGGIMSGAVKG, from the coding sequence ATGACCATGACCAGCCCCGCCAAAGTCTCGGAACCCGGCCTCGCGGCGCGTTCCGCCCACCGCGCGCCCAAGCGCGCCAGCCGCTTCAAGCCCGGCGCAGGCCAGCAGCTGAACGGCGGCCCGTTCGCCTACATCGCCCTGGCCGTCGTCGGCATCGGCTCGCTGCTGCCGCTGTACTGGACCCTCGTGGCCGCGTCCCACACCCAGGACGAGGTACTGGCCAGCACCCCGCCGTTCCTGCCGGGCGACCGCCTCTTCCACAACCTCGACGCCGCCTGGAACCAGGCCCACCTGGGCAAGGCGATCGTCAACAGCGTGATCGTGTCCGGCTGCATCACCGCGGCGACGCTCTTCTTCTGCACCCTGGCCGGCTACGCCTTCGCCAAGATGCGCTTCCGCGGCCGCAACACCCTGATGACCGGCGTCATCCTCACCCTGACGATCCCGCCGCAGCTCAGCGTCGTCCCGCTGTTCATGATGATGGCCGACCTCGGCTGGGGCGGGAACCTCCAGTCGGTGATCTTCCCGACCCTGGTCAGCGCCTTCGGTGTGTTCTTCATGCGCCAGTACCTCATGGAGGCGCTGCCGTACGAGCTGATCGAGGCCGCCAAGATCGACGGCGCGAACAACTTCCGCATCGTGCTGAGCGTGGTGCTGCCGGTGGCGCGCCCCGCGATGATGGTGCTCGGCATGCTCACCTTCGTCCAGGCGTGGAACGACTTCTTCTGGCCCTACCTCGCCCTGAACCAGCAGAACCCGACGCTCCAGGTGGCCCTCGGCCAGCTGAGCGCCTCCTACACGCCCGACACGAGCATCGTGATGGCCGGCGCGCTCATCAGCACCCTGCCGCTGCTCGTGGTGTTCGTGATCTTCGGCAAGCAGATCGTCGGCGGCATCATGTCCGGCGCCGTCAAGGGCTGA
- a CDS encoding carbohydrate ABC transporter permease has product MATSTPTRDAYAPPPRGSQRKPAPRRQNWRSRLWRFDDKASPYAYIAPFFLVFGAFGLYPLIYTGWIALHRVEMTGMNQMEWVGWENFDKILHDSEFWTAVSNTFVIGVMSTVPQLLVALGLAHLLNYKLRASTFWRTVILTPYATSVASAALVFALVFRADGGLLNWALHFIGLGDTNWANGHWTSKIAISVIVIWRWTGYNTLIYLAAMQAVPSDLYEAASLDGASRWQQFRKVTIPSLRPTILFTIVISTIGSMQLFGEPLLLEGGTLGATGGNENQYETLSVYLYNYGWNLGHLGPAAAVAWAMLALLLLIAAVNWLIGRYVRKSAV; this is encoded by the coding sequence GTGGCCACCTCGACTCCCACCCGGGACGCATACGCGCCGCCACCCCGCGGCTCCCAGCGCAAACCGGCGCCCCGCCGGCAGAACTGGCGCAGCCGGCTCTGGCGGTTCGACGACAAGGCGTCGCCGTACGCCTACATCGCACCGTTCTTCCTCGTCTTCGGCGCCTTCGGGCTCTATCCGCTGATCTACACCGGATGGATCGCCCTGCACCGGGTCGAGATGACCGGCATGAACCAGATGGAGTGGGTGGGCTGGGAGAACTTCGACAAGATCCTGCACGACTCCGAGTTCTGGACGGCCGTCAGCAACACCTTCGTGATCGGTGTGATGTCGACGGTCCCGCAGCTGCTCGTCGCGCTGGGCCTCGCACACCTGCTCAACTACAAGCTGCGCGCCAGCACCTTCTGGCGCACGGTGATCCTCACCCCGTACGCCACCTCCGTGGCCTCCGCGGCCCTCGTCTTCGCGCTGGTCTTCCGCGCCGACGGCGGCCTGCTGAACTGGGCGCTGCACTTCATCGGCCTGGGCGACACCAACTGGGCCAACGGCCACTGGACGTCCAAGATCGCCATCTCGGTCATCGTGATCTGGCGCTGGACCGGCTACAACACCCTGATCTACCTGGCCGCCATGCAGGCCGTGCCGTCCGACCTGTACGAGGCGGCCTCGCTCGACGGCGCCTCGCGCTGGCAGCAGTTCCGCAAGGTGACCATCCCCTCGCTGCGGCCCACGATCCTCTTCACGATCGTCATCTCGACCATCGGCTCGATGCAGCTGTTCGGTGAACCGCTGCTGCTGGAGGGCGGCACCCTCGGCGCGACCGGCGGCAACGAGAATCAGTACGAGACGCTCAGCGTTTACCTCTACAACTACGGCTGGAACCTCGGACATCTCGGTCCGGCCGCCGCAGTGGCCTGGGCGATGCTCGCCCTCCTGCTGCTCATCGCCGCGGTCAACTGGCTCATCGGCCGCTACGTACGCAAATCCGCGGTCTGA
- a CDS encoding ABC transporter substrate-binding protein — MRITRTVAGRSRRVAVLATTGLTASALLLTGCSSDDSDSNESSDANGKITLTVADFGQFGYKEAGLFEKYHELHPNITVKEDTTADEKVYYPKLLQQLNSGSGLADVQGLEVGRIKELVDTKADQFADLSKVIDVNEFVSWKEKQATTPDGKVIGAGTDIGPMSLCYNTELFKKAGLPTDRKEVAAKISGGWEDYLKLGEEYKKKAPKGTYFMDSASAMFNAVVSSNAKQYYDESGKPIYKDSPSVQQGWNLAAEAADKKLTQGLAQFSDPWKAALRKSTMATVVCPAWMAGQISVNAGDANKGKWDITTAPGATAANWGGSFLGVPKSGKHVEEATKLVKWLTAPEQQAAVFKAIGSFPSNKGAYDLPDVKNATLPYFNDAPIGQIYADEAKSIPEAILGPKDAAIKDTISTQINNMEQRGTAPDDAWEAATKAIDKVIG, encoded by the coding sequence ATGCGTATCACCCGCACCGTCGCCGGTCGGAGCCGCAGAGTCGCGGTTCTGGCCACCACGGGCCTGACCGCTTCGGCGCTGCTGCTGACCGGCTGCAGCAGTGACGACTCCGACTCGAACGAGTCGTCCGACGCGAACGGGAAGATCACGCTGACCGTCGCCGACTTCGGCCAGTTCGGCTACAAGGAAGCCGGCCTCTTCGAGAAGTACCACGAGCTGCACCCGAACATCACGGTGAAGGAAGACACCACCGCCGATGAGAAGGTCTACTACCCCAAGCTGCTCCAGCAGCTGAACTCGGGCAGCGGTCTCGCCGACGTCCAGGGTCTCGAGGTCGGCCGCATCAAGGAGCTCGTCGACACCAAGGCGGACCAGTTCGCCGACCTGAGCAAGGTCATCGACGTCAACGAGTTCGTGTCGTGGAAGGAGAAGCAGGCCACCACGCCGGACGGCAAGGTGATCGGCGCGGGTACCGACATCGGCCCGATGTCCCTCTGCTACAACACCGAGCTGTTCAAGAAGGCCGGCCTGCCGACCGACCGCAAGGAGGTCGCGGCCAAGATCTCCGGCGGCTGGGAGGACTACCTCAAGCTCGGCGAGGAGTACAAGAAGAAGGCCCCCAAGGGCACCTACTTCATGGACTCCGCCAGCGCCATGTTCAACGCCGTGGTCAGCTCCAACGCGAAGCAGTACTACGACGAGAGCGGCAAGCCGATCTACAAGGACAGCCCCAGCGTGCAGCAGGGCTGGAACCTGGCCGCCGAGGCCGCGGACAAGAAGCTGACCCAGGGCCTCGCCCAGTTCAGCGACCCGTGGAAGGCCGCGCTGCGCAAGAGCACCATGGCCACCGTGGTCTGCCCCGCCTGGATGGCCGGCCAGATCTCCGTGAACGCCGGTGACGCGAACAAGGGCAAGTGGGACATCACCACCGCCCCCGGTGCGACCGCCGCCAACTGGGGCGGCTCCTTCCTCGGCGTCCCGAAGTCGGGCAAGCACGTCGAGGAGGCCACCAAGCTCGTCAAGTGGCTGACCGCCCCCGAGCAGCAGGCCGCCGTCTTCAAGGCGATCGGCTCCTTCCCGTCCAACAAGGGCGCCTACGACCTGCCGGACGTGAAGAACGCGACCCTGCCGTACTTCAACGACGCCCCCATCGGCCAGATCTACGCCGATGAGGCCAAGTCCATCCCCGAGGCGATCCTCGGCCCGAAGGACGCCGCGATCAAGGACACCATCTCCACGCAGATCAACAACATGGAGCAGCGCGGCACCGCCCCGGACGACGCCTGGGAGGCGGCGACCAAGGCGATCGACAAGGTGATCGGCTGA
- a CDS encoding HAMP domain-containing sensor histidine kinase: protein MRWALVKVCLAVTTMVVVAFAVPLGLVVKEMARDRAFSDAERQAATIAPTLSITTDRTQLEKAVLTTEPGAAGRMTLHIPATGEREGFAADIGRTRATPQDLETVRTSGRATITEVTGGSVLLQPTAVGPSGIAVVEVFVPDAEVSYGVTTAWLILAGVGVALVVGSVAVADRLGVRMVEPARRLAGAAHDLGEGRLGTRVPEEGPDELRSAAVAFNSMADQVIQLLANERELAADLSHRLRTPLTVLRLNAASLGESPAAEQTRAAVEQLEREVDTIIRTAREQRPQTQPGGPAAGCDASEVIRERMAFWSALAEDEGREVRLAGVDRAARIPVARPELAAALDALLGNVFRHTPEGTAFAVDVHHSGEAVIVLVSDAGGGIADPKAALERGKAREAVGSTGLGLDIVRRVAESTGGEVRIGRSVLGGAEIRVWIGLAGQRPDNGGRGPRVGRQRRRTRGAGRANL from the coding sequence ATGAGATGGGCACTGGTCAAGGTCTGCCTGGCCGTCACCACCATGGTCGTGGTCGCCTTCGCCGTGCCCCTCGGGCTCGTCGTCAAGGAGATGGCCCGCGACCGCGCCTTCTCCGACGCCGAACGCCAGGCCGCGACCATCGCGCCCACCCTCTCCATCACCACCGACCGCACCCAGCTGGAGAAGGCCGTCCTGACCACCGAACCCGGCGCCGCCGGCCGGATGACCCTCCACATCCCGGCCACCGGCGAACGGGAGGGCTTCGCCGCGGACATCGGCCGCACCCGCGCCACCCCGCAGGACCTGGAGACCGTACGCACCTCCGGGCGCGCCACCATCACCGAGGTCACCGGCGGCTCCGTGCTGCTCCAGCCGACCGCCGTGGGCCCCAGCGGCATCGCGGTCGTCGAGGTCTTCGTCCCCGACGCCGAGGTGTCCTACGGGGTCACCACCGCCTGGCTGATCCTGGCGGGCGTCGGCGTCGCACTCGTCGTCGGATCGGTCGCCGTCGCCGACCGCCTCGGCGTCCGCATGGTCGAGCCCGCCCGCCGCCTCGCCGGCGCCGCCCACGACCTGGGGGAGGGACGGCTCGGCACCCGCGTCCCCGAGGAGGGCCCGGACGAACTGCGCTCCGCCGCCGTGGCGTTCAACTCCATGGCCGACCAGGTCATCCAGCTCCTGGCCAACGAGCGCGAACTGGCCGCCGACCTCTCGCACCGGCTGCGCACCCCGCTCACCGTCCTGCGGCTGAACGCCGCGTCCCTCGGCGAGAGCCCGGCGGCCGAACAGACCCGCGCGGCCGTCGAACAGCTGGAGCGGGAGGTGGACACCATCATCCGGACCGCCCGCGAGCAGCGCCCGCAGACCCAGCCGGGCGGGCCCGCCGCCGGCTGCGACGCCTCCGAGGTGATCCGCGAACGCATGGCCTTCTGGTCCGCCCTGGCCGAGGACGAGGGCCGCGAGGTGCGCCTGGCCGGGGTGGACCGCGCGGCACGCATCCCGGTCGCCCGCCCCGAACTGGCGGCCGCGCTCGACGCGCTGCTCGGCAACGTCTTCCGGCACACCCCGGAGGGCACCGCCTTCGCCGTCGACGTGCACCACAGCGGGGAGGCGGTGATCGTGCTCGTCTCGGACGCCGGCGGCGGGATCGCCGACCCGAAGGCGGCCCTGGAGCGCGGCAAGGCACGGGAGGCGGTGGGCTCGACCGGGCTCGGGCTCGACATCGTCCGCCGGGTCGCCGAATCCACCGGGGGCGAGGTGCGCATCGGCCGCTCCGTGCTCGGCGGCGCGGAGATCCGGGTCTGGATCGGGCTCGCCGGACAGCGCCCGGACAACGGCGGACGGGGCCCCCGGGTGGGGCGCCAGCGGCGCCGGACGCGGGGCGCGGGGCGGGCCAACCTTTAG
- a CDS encoding response regulator transcription factor: MPSVLVVEDDQFVRSALIRHLTEAAHTVRSVGTALEALREVAHFRFDVVILDLGLPDLDGAEALKMLRGITDVPVIIATARDDESEIVRLLNDGADDYLTKPFSVEHLSARMAAVLRRARTAAGEAPPSRVIRVGGLAIDPLRRQAELDGTALDLTRREFDLLTFLAGRPGVVVPRRELLAEVWQQSYGDDQTIDVHLSWLRRKLGETAARPRYLHTLRGVGVKLQPPAPEQPEHPE, from the coding sequence ATGCCCAGTGTGCTCGTGGTCGAGGACGACCAGTTCGTACGTTCCGCGCTGATCCGGCACCTGACCGAGGCCGCCCACACCGTACGCAGCGTGGGCACCGCCCTGGAAGCGCTGCGCGAGGTCGCCCACTTCCGTTTCGACGTGGTCATCCTCGACCTCGGGCTGCCCGATCTCGACGGCGCCGAGGCCCTGAAGATGCTGCGCGGCATCACCGACGTCCCCGTCATCATCGCGACCGCGCGCGACGACGAGAGCGAGATCGTCCGGCTGCTCAACGACGGAGCCGACGACTACCTCACCAAACCGTTCTCCGTGGAGCACTTGTCGGCCCGGATGGCCGCCGTGCTCCGCCGGGCCCGGACCGCCGCCGGCGAGGCCCCGCCCTCCCGCGTCATCCGGGTCGGCGGGCTCGCCATAGACCCGCTGCGCCGGCAGGCCGAACTCGACGGCACCGCGCTCGACCTCACCCGCCGCGAGTTCGACCTGCTGACCTTCCTGGCCGGCCGGCCCGGCGTCGTCGTCCCCCGCAGGGAACTCCTCGCCGAGGTCTGGCAGCAGTCCTACGGCGACGACCAGACCATCGACGTGCATCTGTCCTGGCTCCGGCGCAAGCTCGGTGAGACCGCCGCCCGGCCCCGCTATCTGCACACCCTGCGCGGCGTCGGCGTGAAGCTCCAGCCCCCGGCCCCGGAGCAGCCGGAGCACCCGGAATGA
- a CDS encoding spermidine synthase, producing MARRGAAGGDRKERAGGRQRAGRGAGAAAGISEPVDGGLAELVPDRERRRAWTLTIDGAPQSHVDLDDPAHLSFEYQRRIGHLIDLAAPAGQPLHVVHLGGGAFTLARYTAATRPRSTQQVIEADAALVRLVRRELPLDPQARIRVRSTDARAGLGKIQDAWADLVIADVFSGARTPAHLTTTEFLAEVRRVLKPGGSYLANLADGPPLAHLRGQIATAATVFPHLALAADPTVWRGRRFGNAVLVASDTAPEIARFTRRVATDPHPGRVEHGRALADFTGGAAPVHDADARPSPPPPPDAFR from the coding sequence GTGGCACGTCGAGGAGCGGCCGGCGGCGACCGCAAGGAGCGCGCCGGCGGCAGGCAGCGCGCCGGCCGCGGGGCCGGCGCGGCGGCCGGGATCTCCGAGCCCGTGGACGGCGGCCTGGCCGAACTCGTGCCCGACCGGGAGCGTCGCCGCGCCTGGACACTGACCATCGACGGGGCCCCGCAGTCCCACGTGGACCTCGACGACCCGGCCCATCTCTCCTTCGAGTACCAGCGCCGCATCGGCCACCTCATCGACCTCGCCGCGCCCGCCGGGCAGCCGCTGCACGTGGTGCACCTGGGCGGCGGCGCCTTCACCCTGGCCCGCTACACCGCCGCCACCCGCCCCCGGTCCACCCAGCAGGTCATCGAGGCCGACGCCGCCCTCGTGCGGCTGGTGCGCCGCGAACTGCCGCTGGACCCGCAGGCCAGGATCAGGGTCAGGTCCACCGACGCCCGCGCGGGCCTCGGCAAGATCCAGGACGCCTGGGCCGACCTCGTCATCGCGGACGTCTTCAGCGGCGCCCGCACCCCCGCCCACCTCACCACCACCGAGTTCCTCGCCGAGGTGCGCCGCGTCCTGAAACCCGGCGGGAGCTACCTCGCCAACCTCGCGGACGGGCCGCCGCTGGCCCATCTGCGCGGCCAGATCGCCACCGCCGCCACCGTCTTCCCCCACCTCGCCCTCGCCGCCGACCCCACCGTGTGGCGGGGCCGCCGCTTCGGCAACGCCGTGCTGGTCGCCTCGGACACCGCGCCGGAGATCGCGCGCTTCACCCGCCGGGTCGCCACCGACCCGCACCCCGGACGCGTCGAACACGGCCGCGCCCTGGCGGACTTCACCGGCGGCGCGGCCCCCGTCCACGACGCGGACGCCCGCCCCTCGCCCCCGCCGCCCCCGGACGCCTTCCGCTGA
- a CDS encoding tetratricopeptide repeat protein codes for MVSAGAVPNLAFRRLRGPRSAGEFAAAVRRAAREIGEQVACDARYIGRVESGEIRCPNYAYERVFRHMFPGTTLEDLGFSPRASVRGRAAGPAPDTPTHPPTAPPPAPGSDTDEESDVLRRVFMTSGTTTVAAASLGLGLGGPAASLPLQRRVGETEVSAVERAVRQIRLLDDRHGGDRLYRRAAQPLRAAYALLDAGTAQRRSMVDRLHSGAGELALSVGWLAHDSGRFEDARSHYAEALATARVAGDPALEAHAFCNTSFLARDTGRPREAVRAAEAGLRAAEPLGSPRLRALLALREAGGRAGLGDRTGCERALGQAHTAFARGASGADPEWMSFFREAELEMLEAQCWAALGDWSRAARHAGRAVRLQDPHFTRNLALYRAELTVDLARAGRAEEAAASGHEVLDLLNRVQSSRIRAMLRDAAAALEPRSGVSGPVRAFLDRHRAGRAGV; via the coding sequence ATGGTGTCGGCAGGGGCAGTTCCCAACCTCGCCTTCCGGCGGCTGCGCGGACCGCGCTCCGCCGGTGAGTTCGCTGCCGCCGTACGCAGGGCCGCCCGCGAGATCGGCGAGCAGGTCGCCTGCGACGCCCGGTACATCGGACGCGTGGAGTCCGGCGAGATCCGCTGTCCCAACTACGCGTACGAGCGGGTCTTCCGGCACATGTTCCCCGGCACGACCCTGGAGGACCTGGGCTTCTCGCCCCGTGCCTCCGTACGCGGGCGGGCGGCCGGGCCCGCGCCGGACACCCCCACGCACCCCCCGACCGCTCCGCCGCCCGCGCCCGGCAGCGACACCGACGAGGAGAGCGACGTGCTGCGTCGCGTATTCATGACGAGCGGCACCACCACGGTGGCGGCCGCTTCCCTGGGGCTGGGCCTCGGCGGCCCGGCCGCCTCCCTGCCCCTGCAACGCCGGGTCGGCGAGACGGAGGTGAGCGCCGTCGAACGGGCGGTGCGGCAGATCCGGCTGCTGGACGACCGGCACGGCGGCGACCGGCTCTACCGGCGGGCCGCGCAGCCCCTGCGGGCGGCGTACGCGCTGCTCGACGCCGGCACCGCGCAGCGCCGCTCCATGGTGGACCGGCTGCACTCCGGCGCGGGCGAACTGGCCCTGTCGGTGGGGTGGCTGGCCCATGACTCGGGCCGCTTCGAGGACGCCCGCTCGCACTACGCGGAGGCGCTGGCCACCGCCCGCGTCGCCGGGGACCCGGCCCTGGAGGCGCACGCCTTCTGCAACACGTCCTTCCTGGCCCGCGACACCGGGCGCCCGCGCGAGGCGGTGCGGGCGGCGGAGGCCGGGCTGCGGGCCGCCGAGCCGCTGGGCTCGCCCCGGCTGCGGGCGCTGCTGGCGCTGCGCGAGGCGGGCGGCCGGGCGGGGCTCGGGGACCGTACCGGCTGCGAGCGGGCGCTCGGGCAGGCGCACACCGCGTTCGCGCGGGGTGCGTCGGGGGCGGACCCGGAGTGGATGAGCTTCTTCCGGGAGGCGGAGCTGGAGATGCTGGAGGCCCAGTGCTGGGCGGCGCTGGGCGACTGGTCGCGCGCCGCGCGGCACGCCGGGCGGGCGGTGCGGCTCCAGGACCCGCACTTCACCCGGAACCTCGCGCTGTACCGCGCGGAGCTGACCGTGGACCTGGCGCGGGCGGGCCGGGCGGAGGAGGCGGCGGCCTCCGGCCACGAGGTGCTGGACCTGCTGAACCGGGTGCAGTCCTCGCGGATCAGGGCCATGCTGCGGGACGCGGCGGCCGCCCTGGAGCCCCGGTCCGGGGTGTCCGGGCCGGTCCGGGCGTTCCTGGACCGCCACCGGGCGGGCCGGGCCGGCGTCTGA
- a CDS encoding histidine phosphatase family protein — translation MAPRILLARHGQTEWSLNGRHTGRTDIPLLDAGRDGAGLLGERLHRGPWAELRDLEVRTSPLVRASETCELAGFGDRARPWDTLMEWDYGAYEGLTPAEIKAGRPDWFIWRDGVPEGESTAEVSARADEIVEWARSADRDVLVFAHGHILRALGARWLGEDIAFGARIWLAPTSLSVLGWAYGAPAIQRWNDTGHLER, via the coding sequence ATGGCACCGCGCATCCTGCTCGCCCGGCACGGGCAGACGGAATGGTCCCTCAACGGCAGGCACACCGGCAGGACGGACATCCCGCTGCTCGACGCGGGCCGCGACGGGGCCGGGCTGCTCGGCGAGCGCCTGCACCGGGGGCCGTGGGCCGAACTGCGCGACCTGGAGGTCCGCACCAGCCCGCTCGTCCGGGCCTCCGAGACCTGCGAGCTGGCCGGCTTCGGCGACCGCGCCCGGCCGTGGGACACGCTGATGGAGTGGGACTACGGGGCGTACGAGGGGCTGACCCCGGCGGAGATCAAGGCGGGCCGGCCGGACTGGTTCATCTGGCGCGACGGGGTGCCGGAGGGCGAGAGCACCGCCGAGGTGTCGGCCAGGGCCGACGAGATCGTGGAGTGGGCCCGCTCGGCCGACCGGGACGTCCTGGTCTTCGCGCACGGCCACATCCTGCGGGCGCTGGGCGCGCGGTGGCTCGGCGAGGACATCGCCTTCGGCGCGCGCATCTGGCTCGCCCCCACCTCGCTCTCCGTCCTGGGCTGGGCGTACGGCGCCCCGGCCATCCAGCGCTGGAACGACACGGGCCACCTGGAGCGGTGA